One genomic segment of Mesoterricola silvestris includes these proteins:
- a CDS encoding energy transducer TonB → MSQELYAYLRERALLGRQGLTLGIAVSVVFHAVALGAILFTPKGSDAPEETKVTWVRLPASGVEGVAGGEGPMEEGKQGERQRRVEEVAPKVSEPTGHVASPNAFGTKATKPLQGTSTNPNSMGKAPVASKGKNPSPNPAIGAAGSGGGGGIGAATGIPGLKATNGVAGGTGLIGELDGNFPFMWYLQQVQSRITGNWNRVTSSPGRVQIYFRIRRDGGIDGARIEIPSGNANMDQSALMAVRRSDPLARLPDGFEGSSLGVRFWFTYLN, encoded by the coding sequence GTGAGCCAGGAACTCTACGCCTACCTCCGCGAACGGGCCCTCCTGGGCAGGCAGGGCCTCACCCTGGGCATCGCCGTGAGCGTCGTCTTCCACGCGGTGGCCCTGGGGGCGATCCTCTTCACGCCCAAGGGCTCCGATGCTCCCGAGGAGACCAAGGTCACCTGGGTGCGCCTCCCGGCATCGGGCGTGGAGGGCGTGGCCGGGGGCGAGGGCCCCATGGAGGAGGGCAAGCAGGGCGAACGCCAGCGCCGGGTGGAGGAGGTGGCCCCCAAGGTCAGCGAACCCACCGGCCACGTCGCCTCCCCCAACGCCTTCGGCACCAAGGCCACCAAGCCCCTCCAGGGCACCAGCACCAATCCCAACAGCATGGGCAAGGCCCCCGTGGCCTCCAAGGGCAAGAACCCCAGCCCCAACCCCGCCATCGGCGCCGCGGGCTCCGGCGGCGGGGGCGGCATCGGAGCCGCCACCGGCATCCCCGGCCTCAAGGCCACCAACGGCGTGGCCGGCGGCACCGGCCTCATCGGCGAACTGGACGGCAACTTCCCCTTCATGTGGTACCTCCAGCAGGTCCAGAGCCGCATCACCGGCAACTGGAACCGCGTCACCTCCAGCCCCGGCCGGGTCCAGATCTACTTCCGCATCCGCCGCGACGGCGGCATCGACGGCGCCCGGATCGAGATCCCCAGCGGAAACGCCAACATGGACCAGAGCGCCCTGATGGCCGTCCGACGGTCTGACCCTCTGGCGCGCCTCCCGGACGGGTTCGAGGGGAGCTCGCTGGGGGTGAGGTTCTGGTTCACGTACCTCAACTAG
- a CDS encoding C-GCAxxG-C-C family protein, with protein sequence MTRNGAAMRAQALHASGFNCAEAVLKAVTDELGVASELVPRAASCFGGRLGPVLDGRCGALSGGLMALGCATGRTYPDESLDVPGALALELKRRFEEGFGSVLCPTTPTPFGGTAYSCACAKVIAGTADLACGLLEETLGPNR encoded by the coding sequence ATGACCCGGAACGGCGCGGCGATGCGGGCGCAAGCCCTCCATGCCAGCGGATTCAATTGCGCGGAGGCGGTGCTTAAGGCGGTCACCGACGAGCTTGGGGTGGCCTCGGAACTGGTGCCCCGGGCCGCCTCCTGCTTCGGAGGGCGCCTGGGCCCGGTTCTGGACGGCCGGTGCGGCGCCCTATCCGGGGGCCTGATGGCCCTGGGATGCGCCACCGGCCGCACCTACCCGGACGAAAGCCTCGACGTGCCCGGGGCCCTGGCCCTGGAACTCAAACGGCGATTCGAGGAGGGCTTCGGGTCCGTCCTGTGCCCGACGACGCCCACGCCTTTCGGCGGCACTGCGTACAGCTGCGCATGCGCCAAGGTGATCGCCGGGACGGCGGACCTGGCCTGCGGGCTCCTGGAGGAAACGTTGGGGCCGAACAGGTAG
- a CDS encoding TetR/AcrR family transcriptional regulator — protein MPLVSQEHLDAQRRKILAAAMECFATSGVHPTTMQQISRAAKVSIGAVYQYFPNKQELIQAAFRESLRENLDWARPVAAIAEPVAAMRAVLTSAFAMLGESSEERSMRFGVVVQGEAMRSPETAAALAALYREVEGTFGFIIERGQREGVLRSDLAPGLLLRLIVAVFEGARIQHLVDPAFDARRIGDLLADLMLQTPS, from the coding sequence ATGCCCCTCGTCAGCCAGGAACACCTCGACGCCCAGCGGCGGAAAATCCTCGCGGCCGCCATGGAGTGCTTCGCCACCTCCGGGGTCCACCCCACGACGATGCAGCAGATCAGTCGTGCAGCAAAGGTGAGCATTGGCGCCGTCTACCAGTATTTCCCGAACAAGCAAGAGCTCATCCAGGCGGCTTTCCGGGAAAGCCTGCGGGAGAACCTGGATTGGGCCAGGCCCGTCGCCGCGATCGCTGAACCGGTCGCGGCCATGCGGGCCGTCCTGACCTCGGCCTTCGCGATGCTCGGGGAGTCCTCCGAGGAGCGATCCATGCGCTTCGGCGTGGTAGTGCAGGGCGAGGCCATGCGCAGCCCGGAAACGGCCGCGGCCCTTGCCGCGCTCTACCGCGAGGTGGAGGGAACCTTCGGCTTCATCATCGAGCGGGGTCAGCGGGAGGGGGTGCTGCGGAGCGACCTGGCCCCGGGTCTCCTGCTGAGGCTCATCGTGGCGGTGTTCGAGGGGGCGCGGATCCAGCACCTGGTGGACCCGGCCTTCGATGCCCGGCGGATCGGGGACCTGCTCGCGGATCTGATGCTCCAGACACCTTCATAG
- the ispH gene encoding 4-hydroxy-3-methylbut-2-enyl diphosphate reductase, with amino-acid sequence MKVIVAKTAGFCWGVRRAMDAVLDASTRSGSGPVQTLGPLIHNPQALELIGRRGVSVAPAPEAVASGTVVIRAHGIPIQSLRGLKDRQQRGELSIVNATCPEVAKVHSKIKKWSPKGYFTVILGTHGHAESVAHQSFAESGSAIVANLDEARALPDDVLRKVLVVAQTTFTMKDFQEISEYIRGRAKECISENTICEDTWTRQEEARNLARTVDYVIVVGGRASSNTKHLAELAVHYGKPVQYVETAAELDLTRFEGVGTVGVMAGASTPTWLVEEVVDILEQHGKGPERYTRIFNAAFGTPLKLAVGAGALTLGVHAWTGLPPSWKYAAITALYVLTMFLLAPFLNPLGLGSKGPARARILERNRTLMVGTALASLAAALTLSATLGLGSLLVVAAASVFGMVYKRKLQVGGTTLSIQSIPGSKDILVPAALAVVALALPLWHHGLAWGPRVWAGILLVAVLGFARTTLFNLKDMQNDQILGKETLPIVFGRRTTKILLLASLALAGAAILAATMRVPSRHGWIQAGIILACLVYPVVHLWLFQERFSAGKARFEPWVELSFYAAGLLALF; translated from the coding sequence ATGAAGGTGATCGTGGCCAAGACGGCGGGGTTCTGCTGGGGCGTGCGCAGGGCCATGGACGCCGTGCTGGACGCGTCCACGCGGAGCGGATCGGGTCCCGTGCAGACCCTCGGCCCCCTCATCCACAACCCCCAGGCCCTGGAGCTCATCGGCCGCCGGGGGGTGTCCGTGGCCCCGGCCCCGGAGGCGGTGGCCTCGGGCACGGTGGTCATCCGCGCCCACGGCATCCCCATCCAGTCCCTGCGGGGGCTCAAGGACCGCCAGCAGCGGGGGGAGCTCTCCATCGTCAACGCCACCTGCCCCGAGGTGGCCAAGGTCCACAGCAAGATCAAGAAATGGAGCCCCAAGGGCTACTTCACCGTCATCCTGGGCACCCACGGGCACGCCGAGAGCGTGGCCCACCAGAGCTTCGCCGAAAGCGGCAGCGCCATCGTGGCCAACCTGGACGAGGCCCGGGCCCTCCCGGACGATGTGCTGCGCAAGGTCCTGGTGGTGGCCCAGACCACCTTCACCATGAAGGACTTCCAGGAGATCAGCGAGTACATCCGGGGCCGGGCCAAGGAGTGCATCTCGGAGAACACCATCTGCGAGGACACCTGGACCCGCCAGGAGGAGGCCCGGAACCTGGCCCGCACCGTGGACTACGTCATCGTCGTGGGCGGCAGGGCCTCCTCCAACACCAAGCACCTGGCGGAACTGGCCGTGCACTACGGCAAGCCGGTGCAGTACGTGGAGACCGCCGCGGAACTGGACCTGACCCGCTTCGAGGGGGTGGGCACCGTGGGCGTCATGGCCGGCGCCTCCACTCCCACCTGGCTGGTGGAGGAGGTGGTGGACATCCTCGAGCAGCACGGCAAGGGCCCGGAGCGCTACACCCGGATCTTCAACGCGGCCTTCGGCACCCCCCTGAAGCTGGCCGTGGGCGCCGGCGCCCTCACCCTGGGCGTCCACGCCTGGACGGGGCTGCCCCCCTCCTGGAAGTACGCGGCCATCACCGCCCTCTACGTGCTGACCATGTTCCTCCTGGCCCCCTTCCTGAACCCCCTGGGCCTGGGTTCCAAGGGCCCGGCCCGGGCCCGCATCCTGGAGCGGAACCGCACCCTCATGGTGGGCACGGCCCTGGCGTCCCTGGCGGCGGCCCTGACTCTTTCGGCCACCCTGGGCCTGGGCTCCCTGCTGGTGGTGGCCGCGGCCTCGGTGTTCGGCATGGTCTACAAGCGCAAGCTGCAGGTGGGCGGCACGACCCTGAGCATCCAGTCCATCCCCGGGTCCAAGGACATCCTCGTCCCCGCCGCCCTGGCCGTGGTGGCGCTGGCGCTGCCGCTGTGGCACCACGGCCTGGCCTGGGGCCCCCGGGTGTGGGCCGGGATCCTCCTGGTGGCGGTCCTGGGCTTCGCCCGCACCACGCTCTTCAATCTCAAGGACATGCAGAACGACCAGATCCTGGGCAAGGAGACCCTGCCCATCGTCTTCGGGCGCCGCACCACCAAGATCCTCCTCCTGGCCTCCCTGGCCCTGGCCGGCGCCGCCATCCTGGCCGCCACCATGCGGGTCCCCTCGCGCCACGGCTGGATCCAGGCGGGAATCATCCTGGCGTGCCTGGTGTACCCGGTGGTCCACCTGTGGCTCTTCCAGGAGCGGTTCTCCGCCGGCAAGGCCCGGTTCGAGCCCTGGGTGGAGCTGAGCTTCTACGCGGCCGGACTTCTGGCGCTGTTCTAG
- a CDS encoding SDR family oxidoreductase, which produces MRRWVLITGCSTGIGRALVGACRKEGWSVVATARNLESLADLPGGEDLVRLSLDVTDPASLAAAVEACRPLGLVGLINNAGYGQMGPLELLRPEELRAQFETNVVGLHAATCAFLPLIRAAAAPGEGRIVQVASILGRMSVPMAGAYTASKHAVVALAETLRLEVAPAVKVILVEPGAVRSEFRETLARALGDLPGRIRGTPFAPAMQAYLDRQRTHAAVQGLSAEACAARIAGALSRANPPRRILIGRDAFWASLGKALLPGPAWDCAVRKAFGLS; this is translated from the coding sequence ATGCGGCGCTGGGTTCTGATCACAGGTTGCTCCACGGGCATCGGGCGCGCCCTGGTGGGGGCCTGCCGGAAGGAAGGGTGGAGCGTGGTGGCCACCGCCCGGAACCTGGAGAGCCTCGCGGACCTGCCCGGGGGCGAGGACCTGGTGCGCCTTTCCCTGGACGTCACGGACCCGGCCAGCCTCGCCGCGGCGGTGGAGGCCTGCCGGCCCCTGGGGCTCGTGGGGCTCATCAACAACGCGGGCTACGGCCAGATGGGGCCCCTGGAACTCCTCCGGCCCGAGGAGCTGCGCGCCCAGTTCGAAACGAACGTCGTGGGGCTCCACGCGGCCACCTGCGCCTTCCTGCCCCTGATCCGGGCCGCGGCGGCGCCGGGGGAGGGGCGCATCGTCCAGGTGGCCTCCATCCTGGGGCGCATGAGCGTGCCCATGGCGGGGGCCTACACCGCCTCCAAGCACGCGGTGGTGGCCCTGGCGGAGACCCTGAGGCTGGAGGTGGCTCCGGCGGTGAAGGTGATCCTGGTGGAGCCGGGGGCGGTGCGGTCCGAGTTCCGGGAGACCCTGGCCCGGGCCCTGGGGGATCTCCCCGGGCGCATCCGGGGGACCCCCTTCGCGCCGGCGATGCAGGCCTACCTGGACCGCCAGCGCACCCACGCCGCCGTCCAGGGCCTCAGCGCCGAAGCCTGCGCCGCGCGCATCGCCGGGGCCCTCTCCCGGGCCAACCCGCCCCGCCGGATCCTCATCGGCAGGGACGCCTTCTGGGCCAGCCTGGGCAAGGCGCTCCTGCCCGGCCCGGCCTGGGACTGTGCCGTGCGCAAGGCCTTCGGCCTTTCCTGA
- a CDS encoding ExbD/TolR family protein, with product MAFTPGSKRGQMADINMTPMIDVMLVLLIIFMVAAPMLTTGVDVNLPESRTGKNLESEALVVTLARDGRIEFEKRFVQEGVLKAQLRQRAAENRKRPVMVRADLNIPYGRVITVVDAIREAGFTQVGFVTSASTAPAESEPVAR from the coding sequence ATGGCATTCACTCCCGGTTCCAAGCGTGGCCAGATGGCCGATATCAACATGACGCCGATGATCGACGTGATGCTGGTGCTCCTCATCATCTTCATGGTGGCCGCGCCCATGCTCACGACGGGGGTGGACGTGAACCTCCCCGAAAGCCGAACGGGCAAGAACCTGGAGTCCGAGGCCCTGGTGGTGACCCTGGCCCGGGACGGCCGCATCGAATTCGAGAAGCGCTTCGTGCAGGAGGGCGTCCTCAAGGCCCAGCTGCGCCAGCGGGCCGCAGAGAACCGCAAGCGCCCCGTGATGGTCCGTGCGGATCTCAACATCCCCTACGGGCGCGTCATCACGGTGGTGGACGCGATCCGCGAGGCGGGCTTCACCCAGGTGGGTTTCGTCACCTCGGCCTCCACCGCCCCGGCGGAATCCGAGCCCGTGGCTCGCTGA
- the mddA gene encoding methanethiol S-methyltransferase has product MPILSLFYGLFCYLSFLASFFYLLAFVGDLGLARSVSVGPVGAAGPALAVDLGLVALFGIQHSLMARPAFKRAWQRFVPAHLERSTYVLLSSTALALLFLLWRPLAGEVWNVRQPLARLGIQAGFWAGAALVVTSTFMVSHWDLFGLRQVWANVRGTPYREAPFRLTAFYARVRHPLMLGFLVVFWAAPRMTVGHLVFTLAMTAYILVGTALEEGDLMRNLGSRYAAYRREVPRFFPLPWRRAGATAGREKQLGTGPRTPAPPPGPGGPSAP; this is encoded by the coding sequence ATGCCTATTTTGAGTCTTTTTTACGGTCTTTTCTGTTACCTGTCTTTCCTGGCTTCCTTCTTCTACCTGCTGGCCTTCGTGGGAGACCTGGGCCTGGCCCGGTCCGTTTCCGTGGGGCCCGTGGGGGCCGCCGGGCCGGCCCTGGCGGTGGACCTTGGCCTGGTTGCGCTCTTCGGGATCCAGCACAGCCTCATGGCCCGCCCGGCCTTCAAGCGGGCCTGGCAGCGGTTCGTGCCGGCGCACCTGGAGCGCAGCACCTACGTCCTCCTGTCCTCCACCGCCCTGGCCCTGCTGTTCCTCCTGTGGCGGCCCCTGGCCGGGGAGGTCTGGAATGTTCGCCAGCCCCTCGCGCGCCTGGGGATCCAGGCCGGGTTCTGGGCGGGCGCGGCCCTCGTGGTGACGAGCACCTTCATGGTGAGCCACTGGGATCTCTTCGGCCTGCGCCAGGTGTGGGCGAACGTCCGGGGAACCCCGTACCGGGAGGCGCCGTTCCGCCTCACGGCCTTCTATGCCCGGGTGCGCCACCCCCTGATGCTGGGCTTCCTGGTCGTCTTCTGGGCGGCGCCCCGCATGACGGTGGGCCACCTGGTCTTCACCCTGGCCATGACCGCCTACATCCTCGTGGGGACGGCCCTGGAGGAGGGGGACCTGATGCGGAACCTGGGCTCCCGGTACGCGGCCTACCGCCGGGAGGTGCCGCGCTTCTTCCCTCTCCCCTGGCGCCGGGCGGGCGCTACCGCAGGGCGAGAAAAGCAGCTAGGCACAGGGCCCAGGACACCAGCCCCGCCGCCTGGGCCCGGGGGCCCTTCAGCGCCTTGA
- a CDS encoding DNA topoisomerase 3 — protein sequence MANPIRLIVSEKPSMGRAIAAALGIQGTGRSFIQGDGVIVTWCVGHLVEALDPEGYDPALKRWRMDSVPFFPPEFRYAPIASTRDQYDVVQRLMNREDVGDIVNATDAGREGELIFDLVYRLAKATKPVHRFWTSSLTDEAIREAYGKMKPGDAYAGLRDAARCRQEADWLVGINCTRAQTLVQQKAGGEGVYSIGRVQTPTLALLVNRELEIQNFVPKDFWTLWAVFQAEAGAYKGKWFRKEDGRDQDRFDTEEAARGLAEALKGKPGRVASVTARTEKKKPELLYDLTNLQKEANKRFGLTAEHTLAVAQELYEAKLISYPRTNSRCLTEADTVKIPAWIRSLATGQLEALRPFVDELRTRWPQKLDKRFVNDKEVEDHTALVPTENPAKNLSGDKLRIYELIARRFLAAFWPDRVEAKTTIVTKIEKEAFKTTGTVVKALGWSEVDPPHSRPKKEAKAEEGEEPEEEEEAGTLPAVAKDEAVDTKDLFPKAGKTSPPKRMSEADLLGAMQSAGKELDDDELKGAMKDCGLGTPATRANIIETLLKRAYLERKRNILAPTPKGIDLIRGIRAEPLRSPQLTGEWEAQMERIRRGEASRDAFMEGIRGFVKDVVGQIKASAPAAAARPPSGPVVGDCPRCGSPLHLREWEGRHYVKCAAARDPECRVAFETGPDGKPVELCRLCQGPLRTTKAGSKVCVLCGAWAADQPEGLPEPGTCPGCGQPMRLIPSTTRGQYFRRCAPCGTVEAVKIPRAEGPEN from the coding sequence ATGGCCAATCCGATCCGCCTCATCGTCAGTGAAAAACCCAGCATGGGCCGCGCCATCGCGGCGGCCCTGGGCATCCAGGGCACGGGCCGGAGCTTCATCCAGGGCGACGGCGTCATCGTCACCTGGTGCGTGGGCCACCTGGTGGAGGCCCTGGACCCCGAGGGCTACGACCCCGCCCTCAAGCGCTGGCGCATGGACAGCGTCCCCTTCTTCCCCCCGGAATTCCGCTACGCGCCCATCGCCTCCACCCGGGACCAGTACGACGTGGTGCAGCGGCTCATGAACCGCGAGGACGTCGGCGACATCGTGAACGCCACCGACGCCGGGAGGGAAGGGGAGCTCATCTTCGACCTGGTGTACCGCCTGGCCAAGGCCACCAAGCCCGTGCACCGCTTCTGGACCTCCAGTCTCACCGACGAGGCCATCCGCGAGGCCTACGGGAAGATGAAGCCCGGCGACGCCTACGCGGGCCTGCGGGACGCGGCCCGGTGCCGGCAGGAGGCGGACTGGCTCGTGGGCATCAATTGCACCCGCGCCCAGACGCTGGTGCAGCAGAAGGCCGGCGGCGAGGGGGTCTACTCCATCGGGCGGGTGCAGACGCCGACCCTGGCCCTGCTGGTGAACCGGGAGCTGGAGATCCAGAACTTCGTGCCCAAGGATTTCTGGACCCTGTGGGCCGTGTTCCAGGCCGAGGCCGGCGCCTACAAGGGCAAGTGGTTCCGCAAGGAGGACGGCCGGGACCAGGACCGCTTCGACACGGAGGAGGCCGCCCGGGGCCTGGCCGAGGCCCTCAAGGGCAAGCCCGGGCGCGTGGCGTCGGTGACGGCGCGCACCGAGAAGAAGAAGCCCGAGCTGCTCTACGACCTCACCAACCTCCAGAAGGAGGCCAACAAGCGCTTCGGCCTCACCGCCGAGCACACCCTGGCCGTGGCCCAGGAGCTCTACGAGGCCAAGCTCATCAGCTATCCCCGCACCAATTCCCGCTGCCTCACCGAGGCCGACACGGTGAAGATCCCCGCCTGGATCCGCTCCCTGGCCACGGGGCAGCTGGAGGCCCTTCGCCCCTTCGTGGACGAGCTGCGCACCCGCTGGCCCCAGAAGCTGGACAAGCGCTTCGTCAACGACAAGGAAGTGGAGGACCACACCGCCCTGGTGCCCACGGAGAACCCCGCCAAGAATCTCTCGGGCGACAAGCTGCGCATCTACGAACTCATCGCCCGGCGCTTCCTGGCGGCCTTCTGGCCGGACCGGGTGGAGGCCAAGACGACGATCGTCACGAAGATCGAGAAGGAGGCCTTCAAGACCACCGGCACCGTGGTCAAGGCCCTGGGCTGGTCCGAGGTGGATCCGCCCCATTCCCGGCCGAAGAAGGAAGCCAAGGCCGAGGAGGGGGAGGAGCCCGAGGAGGAGGAGGAGGCCGGGACCCTGCCCGCCGTGGCCAAGGACGAGGCCGTGGACACGAAGGACCTCTTCCCCAAGGCCGGCAAGACCTCGCCCCCCAAGCGCATGAGCGAGGCCGATCTGCTGGGCGCCATGCAGAGCGCCGGCAAGGAACTGGACGACGACGAGCTCAAGGGCGCCATGAAGGACTGCGGCCTGGGCACCCCCGCCACCCGCGCCAACATCATCGAGACCCTCCTCAAGCGCGCCTATCTGGAGCGCAAGCGCAACATCCTCGCCCCCACGCCCAAGGGCATCGACCTCATCCGCGGCATCCGGGCCGAGCCCCTGCGCAGCCCCCAGCTCACCGGGGAATGGGAGGCGCAGATGGAGCGCATCCGCCGGGGCGAGGCCAGCCGGGACGCCTTCATGGAAGGTATCCGCGGCTTCGTGAAGGACGTGGTGGGGCAGATCAAGGCCTCGGCCCCCGCGGCTGCGGCGCGGCCCCCCTCGGGGCCGGTGGTGGGCGACTGCCCCCGGTGCGGATCGCCGCTCCACCTGCGGGAATGGGAGGGCCGCCACTACGTCAAGTGCGCCGCGGCCAGGGATCCGGAATGCCGCGTGGCCTTCGAGACCGGCCCCGACGGGAAGCCCGTGGAGCTTTGCCGCCTGTGCCAGGGCCCCCTGCGCACCACCAAGGCCGGCTCCAAGGTGTGCGTGCTGTGCGGCGCCTGGGCCGCGGACCAGCCCGAAGGCCTGCCCGAGCCCGGGACCTGCCCCGGCTGCGGCCAGCCCATGCGGCTCATCCCCTCCACCACCCGGGGCCAGTACTTCCGCCGCTGCGCCCCCTGCGGCACCGTGGAGGCCGTGAAGATCCCCCGGGCGGAAGGCCCTGAAAACTGA
- a CDS encoding ATP-binding protein, with translation MTAAPLLPVSLTCNTDLRFIDLIQVVGSELLKHMNFSHEDGERVWLAIQEGIGNAMRHGNKLDKRKNIQVTFTPQANRLEIRIHDNGKGVNLDTLPNPNLPENLLKPCGRGVFFMKQVMDQVVMETDESGSTLLLVKQRRGAEHVAEGV, from the coding sequence ATGACCGCTGCTCCCCTGCTTCCAGTCTCCCTCACCTGCAACACGGATCTGAGGTTCATCGACCTGATCCAGGTGGTGGGCTCGGAACTGCTCAAGCACATGAATTTCTCCCACGAGGACGGGGAGCGCGTCTGGCTCGCCATCCAGGAGGGCATCGGCAACGCCATGCGCCACGGGAACAAGCTGGACAAGCGCAAGAATATCCAGGTGACCTTCACCCCCCAGGCCAACCGCCTGGAGATCCGCATCCACGACAACGGAAAGGGCGTGAACCTGGACACCCTGCCCAACCCCAACCTGCCCGAGAACCTCCTGAAGCCCTGCGGCCGGGGCGTCTTCTTCATGAAGCAGGTGATGGACCAGGTGGTGATGGAAACCGACGAAAGCGGCAGCACGCTCCTGCTGGTGAAGCAGCGGCGCGGGGCCGAACACGTGGCGGAAGGCGTCTGA